One window from the genome of Nicotiana sylvestris chromosome 9, ASM39365v2, whole genome shotgun sequence encodes:
- the LOC104229853 gene encoding metal tolerance protein C1 isoform X2, with protein MGSRSFMLQKRWHTGHSHSHHDHDDLRSGKNGERIFRLGLAADIGLAASKAFTGYICGSTAIIADAAHSISDVVLSGVALLSFKAARVPKDKEHPYGHGKFETLGALGISGVLLATAGGIGWHALDVLLGLWSTAPEVVNQSLSHLDVHEQHHSGHHHGIDMDHPILALNVTILSIAVKEGLYWMTKRAGDKIGSGLMKANAWHHRADAVSSVVALIGVGMIMKAGLETGYQSVLELVDAAIPSHTLKPFKRMILQVDGVKGCSHLRGRRAGSYLYLDVIVEVDPFSSVSAAHEIGENVRREIQQLHPEIAEVFVHIEPSTIHIPPTVVFQQRANTMGALQDHSSMELADIENKVYNILSTNYSQKMIIERVNPHLLQGQILLQVEVSMPPDLLIRDAEKVAEEAEKLIIEAAPDIVHVCIQLRLGQPMPEPYKELVDSRSERKDN; from the exons ATGGGGAGTCGCAGCTTTATGCTTCAGAAAAGATGGCATACGGGACattcacattcacatcatgaccATGACGACCTCCGCTCCGGTAAAAACGGCGAGAGGATTTTCCGGCTTGGCCTCGCTGCTGATATTGGCCTCGCCGCCAGTAAAGCTTTCACAGGTTATATATGTGGTAGCACCGCCATTATCGCTGATGCCGCCCATTCTATCTCCGATGTG GTTCTGAGTGGAGTGGCATTGCTGTCGTTTAAAGCTGCAAGGGTTCCCAAGGACAAAGAACATCCTTATG GACATGGTAAATTTGAGACTCTTGGAGCTCTTGGAATTTCTGGTGTACTATTGGCTACTGCTGGAGGTATTGGATGGCATGCTTTAGATGTTTTGCTG GGATTATGGTCTACAGCGCCCGAAGTTGTTAACCAGTCATTGAGTCATCTGGACGTGCATGAGCAACATCATAGTGGACATCACCATGGAATAGATATGGATCACCCTATTCTTGCTTTGAATGTGACTATACTCTCTATAGCTGTTAAAGAAGG ATTATACTGGATGACAAAGAGAGCGGGGGATAAGATTGGCAGTGGACTGATGAAAGCCAATgcttggcatcatcgtgctgatgCAGTATCCTCCGTCGTTGCTCTCATAGGAGTTG GCATGATCATGAAAGCTGGACTTGAAACCGGATATCAGAG TGTCTTGGAATTGGTTGATGCTGCTATTCCTTCACATACCCTGAAGCCTTTCAAGCGCATGATTCTACAAGTTGACGGAGTTAAG GGATGCAGTCACCTGAGGGGAAGGAGGGCTGGTTCATATCTCTATCTTGATGTTATTGTTGAG GTTGACCCCTTTTCTAGTGTGAGTGCCGCACATGAAATCGGGGAAAACGTCCGCCGTGAAATCCAGCAGTTACATCCCGAAATTGCCGAAGTCTTCGTACACATAG AGCCATCCACTATACACATTCCACCAACTGTTGTGTTTCAGCAGAGGGCTAACACAATGGGTGCCCTCCAAGACCATTCTTCAATGGAGCTCGCAGACATTGAAAATAAAGTTTACAACATTTTATCTACAAACTATTCTCAG AAGATGATAATTGAGCGTGTAAATCCACATCTGTTGCAAGGACAGATTTTACTTCAAGTTGAAGTTTCTATGCCTCCTGATCTCTTGATTAG GGATGCGGAAAAAGTTGCAGAAGAAGCTGAGAAATTAATCATAGAGGCAGCACCAGATATTGTTCATGTGTGCATTCAGCTACGCCTAGGGCAACCTATGCCAGAGCCTTACAAGGAATTGGTGGACAGTAGAAGTGAGAGGAAAGATAACTGA
- the LOC138877747 gene encoding uncharacterized protein, which yields MAELYHDEFSVGVLENQLASYIIDVHERFSDLHRLCDLSKRLVQTKKHSNYPLVFRLVKFVLLLPVATASVERVSSAMKLINNDLRSRMNDEFFSGCLVPYVEKNMFDSISNDAIIKTFQI from the coding sequence atggCTGAGTTATATCATGATGAATTTAGTGTGGGCGTTCTTGAGAATCAACTTGCAAGTTATATTATTGATGTTCATGAAAGATTCTCCGACCTACATAGGCTTTGTGATCTTTCAAAAAGATTAGTTCAAACAAAGAAGCATTCAAATTATCCTCTTGTATTTCGCTTAGTGAAATTTGTTTTGCTTCTGCCAGTTGCTACTGCATCCGTCGAAAGAGTTTCTTCGGCGATGAAGCTTATCAACAATGACTTACGAAGTCGAATGAATGATGAATTCTTTAGCGGTTGTTTGGTGCCTTATGTAGAAAAAAATATGTTTGATAGTATTTCTAATGATGCTATTATTAAAACATTTCAAATATGA
- the LOC104229853 gene encoding metal tolerance protein 2 isoform X1 — protein sequence MGSRSFMLQKRWHTGHSHSHHDHDDLRSGKNGERIFRLGLAADIGLAASKAFTGYICGSTAIIADAAHSISDVVLSGVALLSFKAARVPKDKEHPYGHGKFETLGALGISGVLLATAGGIGWHALDVLLGLWSTAPEVVNQSLSHLDVHEQHHSGHHHGIDMDHPILALNVTILSIAVKEGLYWMTKRAGDKIGSGLMKANAWHHRADAVSSVVALIGVGGSILGVRILDPLAGLVVAGMIMKAGLETGYQSVLELVDAAIPSHTLKPFKRMILQVDGVKGCSHLRGRRAGSYLYLDVIVEVDPFSSVSAAHEIGENVRREIQQLHPEIAEVFVHIEPSTIHIPPTVVFQQRANTMGALQDHSSMELADIENKVYNILSTNYSQKMIIERVNPHLLQGQILLQVEVSMPPDLLIRDAEKVAEEAEKLIIEAAPDIVHVCIQLRLGQPMPEPYKELVDSRSERKDN from the exons ATGGGGAGTCGCAGCTTTATGCTTCAGAAAAGATGGCATACGGGACattcacattcacatcatgaccATGACGACCTCCGCTCCGGTAAAAACGGCGAGAGGATTTTCCGGCTTGGCCTCGCTGCTGATATTGGCCTCGCCGCCAGTAAAGCTTTCACAGGTTATATATGTGGTAGCACCGCCATTATCGCTGATGCCGCCCATTCTATCTCCGATGTG GTTCTGAGTGGAGTGGCATTGCTGTCGTTTAAAGCTGCAAGGGTTCCCAAGGACAAAGAACATCCTTATG GACATGGTAAATTTGAGACTCTTGGAGCTCTTGGAATTTCTGGTGTACTATTGGCTACTGCTGGAGGTATTGGATGGCATGCTTTAGATGTTTTGCTG GGATTATGGTCTACAGCGCCCGAAGTTGTTAACCAGTCATTGAGTCATCTGGACGTGCATGAGCAACATCATAGTGGACATCACCATGGAATAGATATGGATCACCCTATTCTTGCTTTGAATGTGACTATACTCTCTATAGCTGTTAAAGAAGG ATTATACTGGATGACAAAGAGAGCGGGGGATAAGATTGGCAGTGGACTGATGAAAGCCAATgcttggcatcatcgtgctgatgCAGTATCCTCCGTCGTTGCTCTCATAGGAGTTG GTGGTTCAATCCTTGGGGTGAGGATCCTTGATCCACTTGCTGGGCTTGTTGTTGCAGGCATGATCATGAAAGCTGGACTTGAAACCGGATATCAGAG TGTCTTGGAATTGGTTGATGCTGCTATTCCTTCACATACCCTGAAGCCTTTCAAGCGCATGATTCTACAAGTTGACGGAGTTAAG GGATGCAGTCACCTGAGGGGAAGGAGGGCTGGTTCATATCTCTATCTTGATGTTATTGTTGAG GTTGACCCCTTTTCTAGTGTGAGTGCCGCACATGAAATCGGGGAAAACGTCCGCCGTGAAATCCAGCAGTTACATCCCGAAATTGCCGAAGTCTTCGTACACATAG AGCCATCCACTATACACATTCCACCAACTGTTGTGTTTCAGCAGAGGGCTAACACAATGGGTGCCCTCCAAGACCATTCTTCAATGGAGCTCGCAGACATTGAAAATAAAGTTTACAACATTTTATCTACAAACTATTCTCAG AAGATGATAATTGAGCGTGTAAATCCACATCTGTTGCAAGGACAGATTTTACTTCAAGTTGAAGTTTCTATGCCTCCTGATCTCTTGATTAG GGATGCGGAAAAAGTTGCAGAAGAAGCTGAGAAATTAATCATAGAGGCAGCACCAGATATTGTTCATGTGTGCATTCAGCTACGCCTAGGGCAACCTATGCCAGAGCCTTACAAGGAATTGGTGGACAGTAGAAGTGAGAGGAAAGATAACTGA